In Grus americana isolate bGruAme1 chromosome 28, bGruAme1.mat, whole genome shotgun sequence, a single window of DNA contains:
- the PIP5K1C gene encoding phosphatidylinositol 4-phosphate 5-kinase type-1 gamma isoform X1, whose translation MELEAPEEAEGSAVAGAGAITPEAGVGGLDAAGGLAPKKTAITEGPSLPGQPGQGKKIGHRGVDASGETTYKKTTSSTLKGAIQLGIGYTVGNLSSKPERDVLMQDFYVVESIFFPSEGSNLTPAHHYADFRFKTYAPVAFRYFRELFGIRPDDYLYSLCNEPLIELSNPGASGSLFYVTSDDEFIIKTVMHKEAEFLQKLLPGYYMNLNQNPRTLLPKFYGLYCVQSGGKNIRVVVMNNILPRVVKMHLKFDLKGSTYKRRASKKEKEKSSPTYKDLDFIQDMPEGLMLDADTFSALVKTLQRDCLVLESFKIMDYSLLLGVHNIDQQERERQSEGAHSTSDEKRPVGQKALYSTAMESIQGGAARGESIDTDDTMGGIPAVNGKGERLLLHVGIIDILQSYRFIKKLEHTWKALVHDGDTVSVHRPSFYAERFFKFMTNTVFRKNSSLKSSPSKKGRSALLAVKTVGPTAAFSASQLPSEKDETQYDLRAARSYPTLDDEGAKLNQDRGEAGRPDLLPCTPPSFEEATTASIATTLSSTSLSVPERSPSETSEQPRYRRRTHSSGQDGRSHEEVRVEEELQQISVELEPKCDVEIVAPEDDKEEAASSACAIVTSTATIEVETASQASEPASQASDEDDVPVTDIYFPTDERSWVYSPLHYSAQLHSVSDEESDT comes from the exons GTCTGGCACCGAAGAAGACAGCCATCACTGAG GGACCATCGCTACCGGGACAGCCTGGCCAAGGAAAGAAGATAGGTCATCGAGGCGTTGATGCTTCTGGTGAAACCACCTACAAAAAG aCCACCTCATCCACTCTGAAGGGGGCCATCCAGCTAGGGATTGGATATACTGTCGGCAATCTGAGCTCCAAGCCAGAGAGAGATGTCCTGATGCAGGACTTCTACGTGGTGgagagcatttttttcccaag TGAAGGAAGTAATCTCACCCCGGCTCACCATTACGCTGACTTCAGGTTCAAGACCTATGCACCAGTGGCTTTTCGGTACTTCCGAGAACTCTTTGGGATTCGTCCAGATGATTATTTG TATTCATTATGTAACGAGCCTCTGATAGAGCTGTCGAACCCTGGTGCCAGCGGCTCCCTCTTCTATGTCACCAGCGACGATGAATTCATCATAAAAACTGTGATGCACAAGGAAGCTGAATTCCTACAGAAGCTCCTTCCTGGCTACTACATG AATCTGAACCAGAACCCACGGACACTGCTGCCGAAGTTTTACGGACTTTACTGTGTGCAATCAGGGGGCAAAAATATCCGTGTGGTCGTGATGAACAACATTCTGCCTCGTGTGGTGAAAATGCACCTGAAATTTGACCTGAAAGGCTCAACCTATAAACGCCGGGCatccaagaaggaaaaagaaaagtccaGCCCTACATACAAGGATCTAGACTTCATACAAGACATGCCTGAGGGCCTGATGTTGGATGCAGACACCTTCAGTGCATTGGTGAAAACGTTGCAACGAGACTGTCTG GTGTtggaaagttttaaaatcatGGACTACAGCCTCCTGCTTGGGGTTCATAACATAGACCAGCAAGAACGGGAGCGACAGTCTGAGGGAGCCCACAGCACGTCGGATGAGAAGCGTCCCGTGGGGCAGAAGGCGCTTTACTCCACAGCCATGGAGTCCATCCAGGgtggggctgcccggggggagTCCATAGACACAGACGACAC GATGGGAGGAATTCCAGCAGTAAATGGCAAAGGAGAGCGTCTCCTGCTACATGTAGGAATAATAGATATCCTTCAATCATACAG GTTCATCAAGAAGCTAGAACACACCTGGAAGGCCCTTGTCCATGACGGG GACACGGTGTCAGTACACAGACCCAGCTTTTATGCAGAGAGATTCTTCAAATTCATGACCAACACGGTGTTTCGAAAGAATTCCT CTCTGAAGTCATCTCCCTCAAAGAAAGGGCGTAGTGCCTTGCTAGCTGTCAAGACGGTTGGTCCAACGGCTGCGTTTTCAGCTAGCCAGCTTCCCTCTGAGAAGGACGAAACACAGTATGATCTTCGTGCAGCCAGGAGTTACCCCACACTTGACGATGAAG gTGCTAAACTTAACCAGGACAGGGGAGAAG CAGGCAGGCCAGACCTGCTACCTTGCACACCTCCTTCCTTTGAAGAAGCTACCACAGCCTCCATAGCCACAACACTATCTTCAacatctctctctgttcctgAGCGATCCCCTTCGGAGACCTCTGAGCAGCCCCGGTACAG GAGGCGCACACACTCCTCAGGGCAGGATGGCAG GTCACACGAGGAGGTGCGGGTTGAGGAGGAGCTTCAGCAGATCAGCGTCGAGCTGGAGCCCAAGTGTGACGTTGAGATCGTAGCTCCTGAAGATGACAAAGA aGAGGCGGCTTCTTCAGCCTGTGCCATTGTAACGTCCACAGCTACAATAGAGGTGGAGACAGCCAGCCAGGCCTCCGAACCAGCCAGCCAGGCCTCGGATGAAGATGACGTGCCAGTCACAGACATATACTTT CCGACAGACGAGAGGAGTTGGGTTTACTCCCCGCTCCACTATAGCGCTCAACTCCACTCTGTCTCCGATGAGGAGAGCGATACA TAA
- the PIP5K1C gene encoding phosphatidylinositol 4-phosphate 5-kinase type-1 gamma isoform X5, giving the protein MESNFTSPVTTEEFLLGLAPKKTAITEGPSLPGQPGQGKKIGHRGVDASGETTYKKTTSSTLKGAIQLGIGYTVGNLSSKPERDVLMQDFYVVESIFFPSEGSNLTPAHHYADFRFKTYAPVAFRYFRELFGIRPDDYLYSLCNEPLIELSNPGASGSLFYVTSDDEFIIKTVMHKEAEFLQKLLPGYYMNLNQNPRTLLPKFYGLYCVQSGGKNIRVVVMNNILPRVVKMHLKFDLKGSTYKRRASKKEKEKSSPTYKDLDFIQDMPEGLMLDADTFSALVKTLQRDCLVLESFKIMDYSLLLGVHNIDQQERERQSEGAHSTSDEKRPVGQKALYSTAMESIQGGAARGESIDTDDTMGGIPAVNGKGERLLLHVGIIDILQSYRFIKKLEHTWKALVHDGDTVSVHRPSFYAERFFKFMTNTVFRKNSSLKSSPSKKGRSALLAVKTVGPTAAFSASQLPSEKDETQYDLRAARSYPTLDDEGAKLNQDRGEAGRPDLLPCTPPSFEEATTASIATTLSSTSLSVPERSPSETSEQPRYRRRTHSSGQDGRSHEEVRVEEELQQISVELEPKCDVEIVAPEDDKEEAASSACAIVTSTATIEVETASQASEPASQASDEDDVPVTDIYFPTDERSWVYSPLHYSAQLHSVSDEESDT; this is encoded by the exons ATGGAGAGCAATTTCACCTCCCCTGTGACCACCGAGgagtttttgttgg GTCTGGCACCGAAGAAGACAGCCATCACTGAG GGACCATCGCTACCGGGACAGCCTGGCCAAGGAAAGAAGATAGGTCATCGAGGCGTTGATGCTTCTGGTGAAACCACCTACAAAAAG aCCACCTCATCCACTCTGAAGGGGGCCATCCAGCTAGGGATTGGATATACTGTCGGCAATCTGAGCTCCAAGCCAGAGAGAGATGTCCTGATGCAGGACTTCTACGTGGTGgagagcatttttttcccaag TGAAGGAAGTAATCTCACCCCGGCTCACCATTACGCTGACTTCAGGTTCAAGACCTATGCACCAGTGGCTTTTCGGTACTTCCGAGAACTCTTTGGGATTCGTCCAGATGATTATTTG TATTCATTATGTAACGAGCCTCTGATAGAGCTGTCGAACCCTGGTGCCAGCGGCTCCCTCTTCTATGTCACCAGCGACGATGAATTCATCATAAAAACTGTGATGCACAAGGAAGCTGAATTCCTACAGAAGCTCCTTCCTGGCTACTACATG AATCTGAACCAGAACCCACGGACACTGCTGCCGAAGTTTTACGGACTTTACTGTGTGCAATCAGGGGGCAAAAATATCCGTGTGGTCGTGATGAACAACATTCTGCCTCGTGTGGTGAAAATGCACCTGAAATTTGACCTGAAAGGCTCAACCTATAAACGCCGGGCatccaagaaggaaaaagaaaagtccaGCCCTACATACAAGGATCTAGACTTCATACAAGACATGCCTGAGGGCCTGATGTTGGATGCAGACACCTTCAGTGCATTGGTGAAAACGTTGCAACGAGACTGTCTG GTGTtggaaagttttaaaatcatGGACTACAGCCTCCTGCTTGGGGTTCATAACATAGACCAGCAAGAACGGGAGCGACAGTCTGAGGGAGCCCACAGCACGTCGGATGAGAAGCGTCCCGTGGGGCAGAAGGCGCTTTACTCCACAGCCATGGAGTCCATCCAGGgtggggctgcccggggggagTCCATAGACACAGACGACAC GATGGGAGGAATTCCAGCAGTAAATGGCAAAGGAGAGCGTCTCCTGCTACATGTAGGAATAATAGATATCCTTCAATCATACAG GTTCATCAAGAAGCTAGAACACACCTGGAAGGCCCTTGTCCATGACGGG GACACGGTGTCAGTACACAGACCCAGCTTTTATGCAGAGAGATTCTTCAAATTCATGACCAACACGGTGTTTCGAAAGAATTCCT CTCTGAAGTCATCTCCCTCAAAGAAAGGGCGTAGTGCCTTGCTAGCTGTCAAGACGGTTGGTCCAACGGCTGCGTTTTCAGCTAGCCAGCTTCCCTCTGAGAAGGACGAAACACAGTATGATCTTCGTGCAGCCAGGAGTTACCCCACACTTGACGATGAAG gTGCTAAACTTAACCAGGACAGGGGAGAAG CAGGCAGGCCAGACCTGCTACCTTGCACACCTCCTTCCTTTGAAGAAGCTACCACAGCCTCCATAGCCACAACACTATCTTCAacatctctctctgttcctgAGCGATCCCCTTCGGAGACCTCTGAGCAGCCCCGGTACAG GAGGCGCACACACTCCTCAGGGCAGGATGGCAG GTCACACGAGGAGGTGCGGGTTGAGGAGGAGCTTCAGCAGATCAGCGTCGAGCTGGAGCCCAAGTGTGACGTTGAGATCGTAGCTCCTGAAGATGACAAAGA aGAGGCGGCTTCTTCAGCCTGTGCCATTGTAACGTCCACAGCTACAATAGAGGTGGAGACAGCCAGCCAGGCCTCCGAACCAGCCAGCCAGGCCTCGGATGAAGATGACGTGCCAGTCACAGACATATACTTT CCGACAGACGAGAGGAGTTGGGTTTACTCCCCGCTCCACTATAGCGCTCAACTCCACTCTGTCTCCGATGAGGAGAGCGATACA TAA
- the PIP5K1C gene encoding phosphatidylinositol 4-phosphate 5-kinase type-1 gamma isoform X6 — MELEAPEEAEGSAVAGAGAITPEAGVGGLDAAGGLAPKKTAITEGPSLPGQPGQGKKIGHRGVDASGETTYKKTTSSTLKGAIQLGIGYTVGNLSSKPERDVLMQDFYVVESIFFPSEGSNLTPAHHYADFRFKTYAPVAFRYFRELFGIRPDDYLYSLCNEPLIELSNPGASGSLFYVTSDDEFIIKTVMHKEAEFLQKLLPGYYMNLNQNPRTLLPKFYGLYCVQSGGKNIRVVVMNNILPRVVKMHLKFDLKGSTYKRRASKKEKEKSSPTYKDLDFIQDMPEGLMLDADTFSALVKTLQRDCLVLESFKIMDYSLLLGVHNIDQQERERQSEGAHSTSDEKRPVGQKALYSTAMESIQGGAARGESIDTDDTMGGIPAVNGKGERLLLHVGIIDILQSYRFIKKLEHTWKALVHDGDTVSVHRPSFYAERFFKFMTNTVFRKNSSLKSSPSKKGRSALLAVKTVGPTAAFSASQLPSEKDETQYDLRAARSYPTLDDEGAKLNQDRGEAGRPDLLPCTPPSFEEATTASIATTLSSTSLSVPERSPSETSEQPRYRRRTHSSGQDGRSHEEVRVEEELQQISVELEPKCDVEIVAPEDDKEEAASSACAIVTSTATIEVETASQASEPASQASDEDDVPVTDIYF; from the exons GTCTGGCACCGAAGAAGACAGCCATCACTGAG GGACCATCGCTACCGGGACAGCCTGGCCAAGGAAAGAAGATAGGTCATCGAGGCGTTGATGCTTCTGGTGAAACCACCTACAAAAAG aCCACCTCATCCACTCTGAAGGGGGCCATCCAGCTAGGGATTGGATATACTGTCGGCAATCTGAGCTCCAAGCCAGAGAGAGATGTCCTGATGCAGGACTTCTACGTGGTGgagagcatttttttcccaag TGAAGGAAGTAATCTCACCCCGGCTCACCATTACGCTGACTTCAGGTTCAAGACCTATGCACCAGTGGCTTTTCGGTACTTCCGAGAACTCTTTGGGATTCGTCCAGATGATTATTTG TATTCATTATGTAACGAGCCTCTGATAGAGCTGTCGAACCCTGGTGCCAGCGGCTCCCTCTTCTATGTCACCAGCGACGATGAATTCATCATAAAAACTGTGATGCACAAGGAAGCTGAATTCCTACAGAAGCTCCTTCCTGGCTACTACATG AATCTGAACCAGAACCCACGGACACTGCTGCCGAAGTTTTACGGACTTTACTGTGTGCAATCAGGGGGCAAAAATATCCGTGTGGTCGTGATGAACAACATTCTGCCTCGTGTGGTGAAAATGCACCTGAAATTTGACCTGAAAGGCTCAACCTATAAACGCCGGGCatccaagaaggaaaaagaaaagtccaGCCCTACATACAAGGATCTAGACTTCATACAAGACATGCCTGAGGGCCTGATGTTGGATGCAGACACCTTCAGTGCATTGGTGAAAACGTTGCAACGAGACTGTCTG GTGTtggaaagttttaaaatcatGGACTACAGCCTCCTGCTTGGGGTTCATAACATAGACCAGCAAGAACGGGAGCGACAGTCTGAGGGAGCCCACAGCACGTCGGATGAGAAGCGTCCCGTGGGGCAGAAGGCGCTTTACTCCACAGCCATGGAGTCCATCCAGGgtggggctgcccggggggagTCCATAGACACAGACGACAC GATGGGAGGAATTCCAGCAGTAAATGGCAAAGGAGAGCGTCTCCTGCTACATGTAGGAATAATAGATATCCTTCAATCATACAG GTTCATCAAGAAGCTAGAACACACCTGGAAGGCCCTTGTCCATGACGGG GACACGGTGTCAGTACACAGACCCAGCTTTTATGCAGAGAGATTCTTCAAATTCATGACCAACACGGTGTTTCGAAAGAATTCCT CTCTGAAGTCATCTCCCTCAAAGAAAGGGCGTAGTGCCTTGCTAGCTGTCAAGACGGTTGGTCCAACGGCTGCGTTTTCAGCTAGCCAGCTTCCCTCTGAGAAGGACGAAACACAGTATGATCTTCGTGCAGCCAGGAGTTACCCCACACTTGACGATGAAG gTGCTAAACTTAACCAGGACAGGGGAGAAG CAGGCAGGCCAGACCTGCTACCTTGCACACCTCCTTCCTTTGAAGAAGCTACCACAGCCTCCATAGCCACAACACTATCTTCAacatctctctctgttcctgAGCGATCCCCTTCGGAGACCTCTGAGCAGCCCCGGTACAG GAGGCGCACACACTCCTCAGGGCAGGATGGCAG GTCACACGAGGAGGTGCGGGTTGAGGAGGAGCTTCAGCAGATCAGCGTCGAGCTGGAGCCCAAGTGTGACGTTGAGATCGTAGCTCCTGAAGATGACAAAGA aGAGGCGGCTTCTTCAGCCTGTGCCATTGTAACGTCCACAGCTACAATAGAGGTGGAGACAGCCAGCCAGGCCTCCGAACCAGCCAGCCAGGCCTCGGATGAAGATGACGTGCCAGTCACAGACATATACTTT TAA
- the PIP5K1C gene encoding phosphatidylinositol 4-phosphate 5-kinase type-1 gamma isoform X7 yields MELEAPEEAEGSAVAGAGAITPEAGVGGLDAAGGLAPKKTAITEGPSLPGQPGQGKKIGHRGVDASGETTYKKTTSSTLKGAIQLGIGYTVGNLSSKPERDVLMQDFYVVESIFFPSEGSNLTPAHHYADFRFKTYAPVAFRYFRELFGIRPDDYLYSLCNEPLIELSNPGASGSLFYVTSDDEFIIKTVMHKEAEFLQKLLPGYYMNLNQNPRTLLPKFYGLYCVQSGGKNIRVVVMNNILPRVVKMHLKFDLKGSTYKRRASKKEKEKSSPTYKDLDFIQDMPEGLMLDADTFSALVKTLQRDCLVLESFKIMDYSLLLGVHNIDQQERERQSEGAHSTSDEKRPVGQKALYSTAMESIQGGAARGESIDTDDTMGGIPAVNGKGERLLLHVGIIDILQSYRFIKKLEHTWKALVHDGDTVSVHRPSFYAERFFKFMTNTVFRKNSSLKSSPSKKGRSALLAVKTVGPTAAFSASQLPSEKDETQYDLRAARSYPTLDDEGRPDLLPCTPPSFEEATTASIATTLSSTSLSVPERSPSETSEQPRYRRRTHSSGQDGRSHEEVRVEEELQQISVELEPKCDVEIVAPEDDKEEAASSACAIVTSTATIEVETASQASEPASQASDEDDVPVTDIYF; encoded by the exons GTCTGGCACCGAAGAAGACAGCCATCACTGAG GGACCATCGCTACCGGGACAGCCTGGCCAAGGAAAGAAGATAGGTCATCGAGGCGTTGATGCTTCTGGTGAAACCACCTACAAAAAG aCCACCTCATCCACTCTGAAGGGGGCCATCCAGCTAGGGATTGGATATACTGTCGGCAATCTGAGCTCCAAGCCAGAGAGAGATGTCCTGATGCAGGACTTCTACGTGGTGgagagcatttttttcccaag TGAAGGAAGTAATCTCACCCCGGCTCACCATTACGCTGACTTCAGGTTCAAGACCTATGCACCAGTGGCTTTTCGGTACTTCCGAGAACTCTTTGGGATTCGTCCAGATGATTATTTG TATTCATTATGTAACGAGCCTCTGATAGAGCTGTCGAACCCTGGTGCCAGCGGCTCCCTCTTCTATGTCACCAGCGACGATGAATTCATCATAAAAACTGTGATGCACAAGGAAGCTGAATTCCTACAGAAGCTCCTTCCTGGCTACTACATG AATCTGAACCAGAACCCACGGACACTGCTGCCGAAGTTTTACGGACTTTACTGTGTGCAATCAGGGGGCAAAAATATCCGTGTGGTCGTGATGAACAACATTCTGCCTCGTGTGGTGAAAATGCACCTGAAATTTGACCTGAAAGGCTCAACCTATAAACGCCGGGCatccaagaaggaaaaagaaaagtccaGCCCTACATACAAGGATCTAGACTTCATACAAGACATGCCTGAGGGCCTGATGTTGGATGCAGACACCTTCAGTGCATTGGTGAAAACGTTGCAACGAGACTGTCTG GTGTtggaaagttttaaaatcatGGACTACAGCCTCCTGCTTGGGGTTCATAACATAGACCAGCAAGAACGGGAGCGACAGTCTGAGGGAGCCCACAGCACGTCGGATGAGAAGCGTCCCGTGGGGCAGAAGGCGCTTTACTCCACAGCCATGGAGTCCATCCAGGgtggggctgcccggggggagTCCATAGACACAGACGACAC GATGGGAGGAATTCCAGCAGTAAATGGCAAAGGAGAGCGTCTCCTGCTACATGTAGGAATAATAGATATCCTTCAATCATACAG GTTCATCAAGAAGCTAGAACACACCTGGAAGGCCCTTGTCCATGACGGG GACACGGTGTCAGTACACAGACCCAGCTTTTATGCAGAGAGATTCTTCAAATTCATGACCAACACGGTGTTTCGAAAGAATTCCT CTCTGAAGTCATCTCCCTCAAAGAAAGGGCGTAGTGCCTTGCTAGCTGTCAAGACGGTTGGTCCAACGGCTGCGTTTTCAGCTAGCCAGCTTCCCTCTGAGAAGGACGAAACACAGTATGATCTTCGTGCAGCCAGGAGTTACCCCACACTTGACGATGAAG GCAGGCCAGACCTGCTACCTTGCACACCTCCTTCCTTTGAAGAAGCTACCACAGCCTCCATAGCCACAACACTATCTTCAacatctctctctgttcctgAGCGATCCCCTTCGGAGACCTCTGAGCAGCCCCGGTACAG GAGGCGCACACACTCCTCAGGGCAGGATGGCAG GTCACACGAGGAGGTGCGGGTTGAGGAGGAGCTTCAGCAGATCAGCGTCGAGCTGGAGCCCAAGTGTGACGTTGAGATCGTAGCTCCTGAAGATGACAAAGA aGAGGCGGCTTCTTCAGCCTGTGCCATTGTAACGTCCACAGCTACAATAGAGGTGGAGACAGCCAGCCAGGCCTCCGAACCAGCCAGCCAGGCCTCGGATGAAGATGACGTGCCAGTCACAGACATATACTTT TAA
- the PIP5K1C gene encoding phosphatidylinositol 4-phosphate 5-kinase type-1 gamma isoform X2 produces the protein MELEAPEEAEGSAVAGAGAITPEAGVGGLDAAGGLAPKKTAITEGPSLPGQPGQGKKIGHRGVDASGETTYKKTTSSTLKGAIQLGIGYTVGNLSSKPERDVLMQDFYVVESIFFPSEGSNLTPAHHYADFRFKTYAPVAFRYFRELFGIRPDDYLYSLCNEPLIELSNPGASGSLFYVTSDDEFIIKTVMHKEAEFLQKLLPGYYMNLNQNPRTLLPKFYGLYCVQSGGKNIRVVVMNNILPRVVKMHLKFDLKGSTYKRRASKKEKEKSSPTYKDLDFIQDMPEGLMLDADTFSALVKTLQRDCLVLESFKIMDYSLLLGVHNIDQQERERQSEGAHSTSDEKRPVGQKALYSTAMESIQGGAARGESIDTDDTMGGIPAVNGKGERLLLHVGIIDILQSYRFIKKLEHTWKALVHDGDTVSVHRPSFYAERFFKFMTNTVFRKNSSLKSSPSKKGRSALLAVKTVGPTAAFSASQLPSEKDETQYDLRAARSYPTLDDEGAKLNQDRGEGRPDLLPCTPPSFEEATTASIATTLSSTSLSVPERSPSETSEQPRYRRRTHSSGQDGRSHEEVRVEEELQQISVELEPKCDVEIVAPEDDKEEAASSACAIVTSTATIEVETASQASEPASQASDEDDVPVTDIYFPTDERSWVYSPLHYSAQLHSVSDEESDT, from the exons GTCTGGCACCGAAGAAGACAGCCATCACTGAG GGACCATCGCTACCGGGACAGCCTGGCCAAGGAAAGAAGATAGGTCATCGAGGCGTTGATGCTTCTGGTGAAACCACCTACAAAAAG aCCACCTCATCCACTCTGAAGGGGGCCATCCAGCTAGGGATTGGATATACTGTCGGCAATCTGAGCTCCAAGCCAGAGAGAGATGTCCTGATGCAGGACTTCTACGTGGTGgagagcatttttttcccaag TGAAGGAAGTAATCTCACCCCGGCTCACCATTACGCTGACTTCAGGTTCAAGACCTATGCACCAGTGGCTTTTCGGTACTTCCGAGAACTCTTTGGGATTCGTCCAGATGATTATTTG TATTCATTATGTAACGAGCCTCTGATAGAGCTGTCGAACCCTGGTGCCAGCGGCTCCCTCTTCTATGTCACCAGCGACGATGAATTCATCATAAAAACTGTGATGCACAAGGAAGCTGAATTCCTACAGAAGCTCCTTCCTGGCTACTACATG AATCTGAACCAGAACCCACGGACACTGCTGCCGAAGTTTTACGGACTTTACTGTGTGCAATCAGGGGGCAAAAATATCCGTGTGGTCGTGATGAACAACATTCTGCCTCGTGTGGTGAAAATGCACCTGAAATTTGACCTGAAAGGCTCAACCTATAAACGCCGGGCatccaagaaggaaaaagaaaagtccaGCCCTACATACAAGGATCTAGACTTCATACAAGACATGCCTGAGGGCCTGATGTTGGATGCAGACACCTTCAGTGCATTGGTGAAAACGTTGCAACGAGACTGTCTG GTGTtggaaagttttaaaatcatGGACTACAGCCTCCTGCTTGGGGTTCATAACATAGACCAGCAAGAACGGGAGCGACAGTCTGAGGGAGCCCACAGCACGTCGGATGAGAAGCGTCCCGTGGGGCAGAAGGCGCTTTACTCCACAGCCATGGAGTCCATCCAGGgtggggctgcccggggggagTCCATAGACACAGACGACAC GATGGGAGGAATTCCAGCAGTAAATGGCAAAGGAGAGCGTCTCCTGCTACATGTAGGAATAATAGATATCCTTCAATCATACAG GTTCATCAAGAAGCTAGAACACACCTGGAAGGCCCTTGTCCATGACGGG GACACGGTGTCAGTACACAGACCCAGCTTTTATGCAGAGAGATTCTTCAAATTCATGACCAACACGGTGTTTCGAAAGAATTCCT CTCTGAAGTCATCTCCCTCAAAGAAAGGGCGTAGTGCCTTGCTAGCTGTCAAGACGGTTGGTCCAACGGCTGCGTTTTCAGCTAGCCAGCTTCCCTCTGAGAAGGACGAAACACAGTATGATCTTCGTGCAGCCAGGAGTTACCCCACACTTGACGATGAAG gTGCTAAACTTAACCAGGACAGGGGAGAAG GCAGGCCAGACCTGCTACCTTGCACACCTCCTTCCTTTGAAGAAGCTACCACAGCCTCCATAGCCACAACACTATCTTCAacatctctctctgttcctgAGCGATCCCCTTCGGAGACCTCTGAGCAGCCCCGGTACAG GAGGCGCACACACTCCTCAGGGCAGGATGGCAG GTCACACGAGGAGGTGCGGGTTGAGGAGGAGCTTCAGCAGATCAGCGTCGAGCTGGAGCCCAAGTGTGACGTTGAGATCGTAGCTCCTGAAGATGACAAAGA aGAGGCGGCTTCTTCAGCCTGTGCCATTGTAACGTCCACAGCTACAATAGAGGTGGAGACAGCCAGCCAGGCCTCCGAACCAGCCAGCCAGGCCTCGGATGAAGATGACGTGCCAGTCACAGACATATACTTT CCGACAGACGAGAGGAGTTGGGTTTACTCCCCGCTCCACTATAGCGCTCAACTCCACTCTGTCTCCGATGAGGAGAGCGATACA TAA